The Aedes aegypti strain LVP_AGWG chromosome 3, AaegL5.0 Primary Assembly, whole genome shotgun sequence genome contains a region encoding:
- the LOC5578112 gene encoding caspase, translating into MDTADELDVLGFGNKTNESSTSNENRPLSRPTCDEYYDMSNKRRGIALVFCHMNFAVMAKRNGTDKDRDDICSTLSGLDFDVRVFNDLRRKELLRTLKNVSREDHSENDCLVVVVMSHGDQGVLYASDKKYYVDSLWEKFTGNACPSLIGKPKLFFVQASRERQPGKKGEGGREEESQASVDVVDSPNDSSALYFIPTMADFLVMYSTYDGYYSGKDPLQRSCLIQSLCMELDENGRERDLLALLTGVSRRALYTCESSVPHNEKDNALKPIPCVVSMLTKTFFFTKKT; encoded by the exons ATGGACACCGCGGATGAGCTAGACGTTCTCGGTTTTGGGAACAA AACTAATGAGTCATCAACATCAAACGAGAATCGTCCCCTTTCTCGACCTACTTGCGATGAGTATTATGATATGTCAAACAAGCGACGTGGCATAGCATTGGTGTTTTGCCACATGAACTTCGCGGTCATGGCCAAAAGGAACGGCACTGATAAGGATCGCGATGACATCTGTAGTACGCTTTCTGGGTTAGATTTCGATGTACGTGTGTTCAACGACCTGAGAAGAAAAGAGCTACTGCGGACACTGAAAAACGTATCCCGCGAGGATCACTCGGAGAACGACTGTCTTGTGGTAGTTGTGATGTCTCACGGCGATCAGGGCGTCCTCTATGCCAGTGACAAGAAATACTACGTGGACTCGTTGTGGGAGAAGTTTACCGGAAATGCGTGTCCTTCGTTGATAGGAAAGCCGAAACTGTTCTTCGTTCAGGCTTCTCGTGAAAGGCAGCCTGGAAAAAAGGGAGAAGGAGGAAGAGAAGAAGAATCACAAGCATCCGTAGATGTAGTTGACTCGCCCAACGATTCTTCGGCCCTGTATTTTATCCCAACCATGGCTGATTTTCTAGTCATGTACTCCACATACGATGGATATTATTCCGGGAAAGACCCACTGCAGAGATCATGCCTCATTCAATCTCTCTGTATGGAACTGGATGAAAATGGACGAGAAAGGGATTTGCTTGCACTGCTTACCGGAGTTTCTAGGAGAGCTTTATACACATGTGAATCATCTGTTCCGCATAATGAGAAGGATAATGCACTAAAACCAATTCCTTGCGTCGTCTCAATGCTCACGAAAACTTTCTTTTTCACTAAGAAAACCTAA